In Streptomyces sp. NBC_01707, a genomic segment contains:
- a CDS encoding helix-turn-helix domain-containing protein: MTDAERAARERIRLRAVTGFEVGEKNREIAASLRVSERSVERWRRQWREEGLVGLASKGSPGRPRLSDVQIAKLEWELERGPLAHGWADQRWTLARVKTMIGRLFHVSYTVEGTWRLLTDRFRMRFGVVSSR, encoded by the coding sequence TTGACCGACGCCGAGAGAGCTGCGCGAGAGCGGATCCGGCTCCGGGCCGTGACTGGTTTCGAGGTCGGCGAGAAGAACCGGGAGATCGCTGCCTCGCTCCGAGTTTCGGAGCGGTCGGTGGAACGCTGGCGACGCCAGTGGCGCGAGGAGGGCCTGGTCGGGTTGGCGTCGAAGGGATCGCCTGGCAGGCCTCGACTGTCAGACGTGCAGATAGCCAAGCTGGAATGGGAGTTGGAGCGCGGCCCGCTGGCCCACGGGTGGGCCGACCAGCGGTGGACGCTGGCCCGGGTGAAGACGATGATCGGCCGCCTGTTCCACGTCTCCTACACGGTCGAGGGGACGTGGCGGCTGCTAACTGATCGTTTCAGAATGAGGTTCGGAGTCGTCTCAAGCAGATGA